In one window of Mucilaginibacter auburnensis DNA:
- a CDS encoding glycosyltransferase family 4 protein produces the protein MKKLAIITTHPIQYYAPVFKLLAERKSIQIKVFYSWGTEAQQKFDPGFGKTISWDVPLLDGYDYEWLENTAKNAGSHHFNGIINPGIIDRIKQYQPDAILVFGWAYKAHLKVLRYFKGKIPVWFRGDSVLLANNNTVKRIMRYTLLKWVYQFVDHAFYVGTNNKNYFLRYGLKENQLSFAPHAIDNNRFETSRYDEVQALKNKLGIAETDVVLLFAGKLEEVKAPLLLVQTFVNLKNPGAHLLIAGEGPLKQQAKAIANNNKNIHFLGFQNQTAMPVIYQACDLFCLPSVSETWGLAVNEAMACRKAVLVSDKVGCAVDLVHQNVNGAIFASGNGEELQVALKKLTSSKELLDKYGEQSKQIIKTYNFDSIALAIENKLNAGT, from the coding sequence GTGAAAAAACTGGCCATTATAACAACCCATCCCATTCAGTACTACGCGCCGGTTTTTAAGCTGTTAGCGGAAAGAAAGAGTATTCAAATCAAGGTGTTTTACAGTTGGGGAACTGAGGCACAGCAAAAATTTGATCCGGGTTTTGGCAAAACAATTAGTTGGGATGTTCCGCTGCTTGATGGGTATGATTATGAGTGGCTGGAAAACACTGCTAAAAACGCTGGTTCCCATCATTTTAACGGTATAATAAACCCAGGCATAATTGACCGTATTAAACAATACCAACCGGATGCCATTTTGGTTTTTGGCTGGGCTTACAAAGCTCACTTAAAGGTATTGCGCTACTTTAAAGGAAAGATTCCCGTATGGTTCAGGGGAGATTCTGTTTTGCTCGCTAACAACAACACGGTGAAACGAATAATGCGGTATACACTGCTTAAATGGGTTTACCAATTTGTTGACCACGCTTTTTACGTTGGCACCAATAACAAAAACTATTTTTTGCGTTACGGTTTAAAAGAAAACCAACTCAGCTTTGCACCGCACGCCATTGATAACAACCGTTTTGAAACATCGCGATACGATGAGGTGCAAGCACTTAAAAACAAGCTGGGTATTGCAGAAACAGACGTCGTTCTGTTATTTGCAGGCAAACTTGAAGAAGTAAAAGCTCCGCTGCTTTTAGTGCAAACATTTGTCAACTTAAAAAACCCGGGTGCCCATCTCCTCATAGCCGGTGAAGGACCACTTAAACAACAGGCTAAAGCAATAGCTAACAACAACAAAAACATTCACTTTCTGGGCTTTCAAAACCAAACTGCTATGCCGGTAATTTACCAGGCTTGTGATCTGTTCTGTTTGCCTTCAGTAAGCGAAACATGGGGGCTTGCGGTAAATGAAGCCATGGCTTGCCGAAAGGCCGTACTGGTATCTGATAAGGTTGGATGCGCTGTAGATCTGGTACATCAAAACGTAAACGGCGCTATTTTCGCAAGTGGAAATGGCGAAGAACTGCAAGTAGCGCTTAAAAAGTTAACGAGTAGCAAAGAACTACTGGACAAATACGGCGAACAATCTAAACAAATTATAAAAACCTATAATTTTGACAGCATAGCTTTGGCTATAGAAAATAAATTAAATGCAGGTACTTAA
- a CDS encoding exosortase Y-associated Wzy-like protein — protein sequence MRGNRPVELYAILYLPWLLSILLDFSPVLSYLTAWLGSFFIFYVTLSGNLRQLPQDREIADQLMRPIFLVHIIFAGYMCSTSIFYFMEVLGYTNFNAPGAFYLVDEQKLQLTAQCQRYYCLGHAAFVTGILAFMKYPIKQKYYVGKEKIANLLFVVAIVTLPLSTVFLMIKGLAQFYYQFSSLSFIAGTLALAFAIPMRKTMNTFVCVLLYGFNFSQALISGFKEPIIISVLVLGIFLYPNYKRVVVITVVPTLLALFLLLPTYNRVFRANSWAGETTDDQAAQLALQAALNSDDKEGDSNWGFYAYRFSEIDMFTNFVQSTPEKVPFYGTKLLEQSAIVLVPRVFWPSKPVTEQMVMERVYDANVINRGSNVSAKPAYIVDAYLCYGGWGVFLFLFLYGVVCQVISHQAEQLFGGYVLGTALVFSGMFQILWRGLSFEFLINSVFWSYVSMLVLFRIFRALNILKPV from the coding sequence ATGAGGGGTAACCGGCCGGTTGAACTTTATGCAATACTGTATCTTCCGTGGCTGCTTTCCATATTACTGGATTTTTCGCCTGTTCTCTCCTACTTAACCGCGTGGTTGGGTTCCTTTTTTATATTTTATGTTACACTCAGCGGAAACCTGAGGCAGTTACCGCAAGACCGCGAAATTGCAGATCAGTTAATGCGACCCATATTTTTGGTTCACATCATATTTGCAGGCTACATGTGCAGTACATCCATATTTTATTTTATGGAAGTTTTAGGCTACACTAACTTTAATGCGCCCGGCGCATTCTATCTGGTTGACGAACAAAAATTACAATTAACGGCACAATGCCAGCGCTATTACTGCTTAGGGCATGCCGCTTTCGTAACCGGCATTTTGGCATTTATGAAATATCCTATAAAGCAAAAGTATTATGTAGGAAAAGAAAAGATAGCCAACCTGCTTTTTGTTGTTGCCATTGTAACCTTGCCTTTATCAACCGTGTTTTTAATGATAAAAGGTCTGGCCCAGTTTTATTATCAGTTTAGCTCACTTAGTTTTATAGCTGGTACTTTGGCGCTTGCCTTTGCTATTCCGATGCGTAAAACCATGAACACTTTTGTATGCGTTTTGCTGTATGGATTCAACTTTTCACAGGCCCTTATCTCGGGTTTTAAGGAACCTATCATTATAAGCGTACTGGTTTTAGGCATATTCCTATATCCTAATTACAAAAGAGTGGTAGTCATAACTGTAGTTCCCACGCTGTTGGCTTTATTTTTATTGCTTCCTACCTATAACAGGGTATTCAGGGCCAACTCATGGGCCGGCGAAACTACTGATGATCAGGCAGCTCAACTGGCTTTACAGGCAGCATTAAATTCTGACGATAAAGAAGGCGACAGCAACTGGGGGTTTTACGCCTACCGCTTTAGCGAGATAGACATGTTCACCAACTTTGTGCAGTCAACACCCGAGAAAGTACCGTTTTACGGAACAAAGTTATTGGAACAATCGGCAATAGTATTAGTTCCGCGCGTGTTTTGGCCTTCAAAGCCGGTTACAGAGCAAATGGTAATGGAGCGTGTTTATGATGCCAATGTAATTAACCGGGGTTCTAACGTTTCGGCCAAACCTGCTTATATAGTTGATGCCTACCTGTGTTACGGTGGCTGGGGAGTTTTTCTCTTTTTATTTTTGTATGGTGTAGTTTGTCAGGTTATATCGCACCAGGCAGAGCAGCTGTTTGGGGGCTATGTGCTGGGTACCGCCCTGGTATTTTCCGGAATGTTCCAGATTTTGTGGCGCGGCCTGAGTTTTGAGTTTTTGATCAATTCCGTATTCTGGTCGTATGTAAGTATGCTTGTTTTATTCAGGATATTCCGGGCACTCAATATTTTAAAACCAGTTTGA
- a CDS encoding XrtY-associated glycosyltransferase XYAG1, with amino-acid sequence MKILQINASYKPAYIYGGPTMSVSALSEQLVKAGHTVSVFTTTANGKHELDIEPDATVLVNGVEVTYFERRTKDHSHFSPKLLSALAKRVNTFDVVHIHAWWNLVSVLSCVVALSKGAKVVVSPRGTLSSYSFQHKSSFVKKAFHALIGKKLLNKCAVHLTANSEQEELYRLIHPKQFYNIANFIDLPEAQYASDTSIHSPVKLLFLSRIDEKKGLDLLFDALALLTIDWNLSIAGDGNPKYIEHLQSLAQARQIHQHITWLGFRQNDKFDIYQEHDLFVLPSHNENFGNVVIESLSMGTPVIISKHVGLAAFVAEQDAGWVFDLDHLALKDAIETAVNQKEKMERIRKHGRKLIDQHFSKQVLINSYIKMYKQVTGHD; translated from the coding sequence TTGAAGATCCTACAGATAAATGCATCTTATAAGCCAGCTTACATTTACGGCGGGCCAACCATGTCTGTATCTGCCTTATCTGAACAGTTGGTTAAAGCAGGGCACACTGTTTCAGTTTTCACTACTACGGCAAATGGGAAACATGAACTTGATATAGAACCTGACGCTACAGTATTGGTAAATGGCGTTGAAGTTACCTATTTTGAACGCCGTACTAAAGATCATTCCCATTTTTCGCCTAAGCTTTTATCAGCGCTTGCTAAACGTGTAAATACATTTGATGTAGTACATATTCATGCATGGTGGAATTTGGTATCGGTTCTGTCTTGTGTTGTTGCGCTGTCAAAAGGTGCAAAAGTTGTTGTATCACCTCGCGGAACCTTAAGCAGCTATTCATTTCAACACAAAAGCAGTTTTGTAAAAAAAGCTTTTCATGCGCTTATAGGCAAAAAGCTGCTTAATAAATGCGCCGTTCACTTAACAGCGAATAGCGAGCAGGAAGAGCTTTACAGGCTCATTCATCCTAAACAGTTTTATAACATAGCCAACTTTATAGACCTGCCTGAGGCACAGTATGCAAGCGATACCTCAATACACAGCCCTGTAAAATTGCTTTTCCTTTCCCGTATTGACGAAAAGAAAGGCCTTGATCTATTGTTCGACGCTCTTGCTTTGTTAACTATTGACTGGAACCTAAGTATTGCCGGCGATGGCAACCCCAAATATATCGAACACTTACAAAGCCTCGCACAGGCAAGGCAAATACATCAGCATATTACATGGCTTGGCTTCAGGCAAAACGATAAGTTTGATATTTATCAGGAACATGATCTGTTTGTGCTGCCATCGCACAATGAAAACTTTGGCAATGTTGTTATTGAAAGCCTTAGCATGGGAACGCCGGTAATCATTAGTAAACATGTTGGCTTAGCCGCTTTTGTGGCAGAACAAGATGCCGGATGGGTATTTGATCTTGACCATTTAGCTTTAAAAGATGCAATTGAAACAGCTGTAAATCAGAAAGAAAAAATGGAGCGCATCAGAAAACACGGCAGAAAACTAATTGACCAACATTTTAGCAAGCAGGTTTTGATAAATAGCTACATCAAAATGTATAAACAAGTTACAGGGCATGACTGA
- a CDS encoding class I SAM-dependent methyltransferase: MTEYKDYGFASDAPAHTFNYLTAPIMALLGNDKQQTILDVGCGNGYLAGYLISRGFNAYGTDASEEGIAIAKRTHPTRFYLQDISSGKLPPDLSTIKFDTIVSTEVIEHLYDPEGFIHFCKQILEPSGQIIISTPYHGYLKNLVLSIFNKWDSHMDPLWHGGHIKMWSRKKLSEVLKKAGFSVVAFKGCGRFPYFWKSMVIKAVLN; encoded by the coding sequence ATGACTGAGTACAAAGATTACGGATTTGCAAGCGATGCGCCGGCACATACATTTAATTATTTAACAGCGCCCATAATGGCGCTGTTGGGTAATGACAAGCAGCAAACTATTTTAGATGTTGGCTGCGGAAATGGCTACCTGGCCGGCTACCTTATTAGCCGGGGTTTTAATGCCTACGGAACGGATGCTTCTGAAGAAGGAATTGCTATAGCTAAGCGAACACACCCTACACGTTTTTACTTGCAGGATATTTCATCGGGTAAATTGCCACCGGATTTAAGCACAATTAAGTTCGACACCATTGTTTCAACCGAAGTGATTGAGCACTTGTATGATCCGGAAGGGTTTATTCATTTTTGTAAACAGATACTTGAACCATCCGGGCAGATCATTATCTCTACTCCCTACCATGGCTATTTGAAAAACCTGGTATTGAGTATTTTCAACAAATGGGACAGCCACATGGACCCGTTGTGGCATGGCGGACACATTAAAATGTGGTCGCGGAAAAAATTATCGGAGGTATTGAAAAAGGCTGGTTTTAGCGTAGTTGCATTTAAAGGATGCGGAAGGTTTCCTTATTTTTGGAAATCAATGGTTATCAAAGCTGTTTTAAATTGA
- a CDS encoding WcaF family extracellular polysaccharide biosynthesis acetyltransferase, translating to MQKTDLSAYNNSPYHPGGSTLKRVLWYYVNVLIFKSSWFPFYGLKNALLRLFGSKVGTGVTIKPCVNIKYPWLLSIGNHVWIGENVWVDNLVMITIGNNVCISQGALLLTGSHSYKKTTFNLITGAITLEDGSWIGAQAIVNQGINVGSHAVLTSGSVATKNLASYGIYQGNPAVKVRQRVIE from the coding sequence ATGCAAAAAACTGATCTTTCTGCTTACAATAATTCGCCCTACCATCCCGGTGGCTCAACTTTAAAGCGGGTGCTTTGGTATTACGTGAACGTTCTGATCTTTAAAAGTAGCTGGTTCCCGTTTTACGGTTTAAAAAATGCACTTCTGCGTTTATTTGGCTCCAAAGTAGGGACAGGCGTAACCATAAAACCGTGTGTGAATATTAAATATCCCTGGCTGTTATCAATAGGTAACCATGTTTGGATAGGCGAAAATGTTTGGGTAGATAACCTGGTAATGATCACCATTGGCAACAACGTATGTATCTCTCAGGGGGCACTGCTGCTAACCGGCAGTCACAGTTACAAAAAAACCACCTTTAACCTGATAACAGGTGCCATCACCTTAGAAGACGGCTCATGGATAGGCGCACAGGCAATTGTAAACCAAGGCATTAACGTTGGCTCTCACGCTGTATTAACCAGCGGCTCTGTTGCAACAAAAAATTTGGCTTCGTATGGTATTTATCAGGGTAACCCTGCTGTAAAAGTAAGGCAAAGAGTAATTGAATAA
- a CDS encoding cation diffusion facilitator family transporter has product MSAGHDHSHHHHDHAPKLDHVNKAFIWGIVLNITFVIIEAVAGFVTGSLSLLTDAGHNLTDVTSLALALLAFKMAKVGSSKLYTYGYKRATIVVSFFNAVILVGTVLVIFYEAFIRFIHPHPVSGSTVAWVAFAGILVNGFTAWLFIKDKDKDLNIKGAYMHMAVDALVSLGVVVSGLVILFTKLWWIDSLVSVIIGIVILQSTWSLFKDSLRLEMDGVPREIELEKIKAELVKNPSVVSVHHVHIWAISTTENALTAHIVLSTDSLNVFNEIKTDLKHRLQHMNVSHCTFEPEFADTKCLEKDC; this is encoded by the coding sequence ATGTCAGCCGGCCACGACCATTCTCATCACCACCACGATCACGCCCCAAAGCTTGACCACGTAAACAAAGCATTCATTTGGGGTATAGTGCTCAACATAACCTTTGTTATTATTGAAGCGGTTGCGGGTTTTGTCACCGGATCGCTCTCTCTTTTAACAGATGCGGGCCATAACTTAACAGACGTTACCAGCCTGGCGTTAGCACTGCTTGCTTTTAAAATGGCAAAAGTTGGTTCAAGCAAGTTGTATACCTATGGGTATAAAAGGGCAACTATCGTAGTATCGTTTTTTAACGCGGTGATATTGGTGGGTACAGTACTGGTTATTTTTTATGAGGCCTTTATTCGCTTTATTCACCCCCACCCGGTATCTGGCAGTACTGTGGCGTGGGTGGCCTTTGCAGGTATTTTGGTGAATGGCTTTACCGCATGGCTATTTATAAAAGACAAAGATAAGGATCTAAACATTAAAGGCGCTTACATGCACATGGCGGTTGACGCTTTGGTGTCGTTAGGTGTTGTAGTATCGGGCCTTGTAATACTATTCACTAAATTATGGTGGATAGATAGTTTAGTAAGCGTAATTATAGGGATTGTTATTTTACAAAGTACCTGGAGCTTATTTAAAGATAGCCTGAGATTAGAAATGGACGGCGTACCGCGGGAAATAGAGTTGGAGAAAATTAAAGCAGAGCTGGTAAAAAATCCATCGGTAGTAAGCGTGCATCATGTACATATCTGGGCCATAAGCACTACCGAGAATGCGCTTACCGCTCATATAGTTCTATCTACAGATAGCCTCAATGTCTTCAATGAAATAAAGACTGATCTTAAACACCGTCTTCAGCACATGAACGTTTCGCATTGCACATTCGAGCCGGAATTTGCAGATACCAAGTGTTTGGAAAAAGACTGTTAA
- a CDS encoding DUF5606 family protein: protein MNLQAIVAVSGKPGLWKALVQNKTGFILESLDAQKTKMVANLSTAKMAALDEITVFGEDEDIKLTDILERMKSAASVPDAKADGKALRNFFREVAPEHDEEKVYSSDIKKIITWFNILKDLPLFNEEVKTAAKAPVTEEAPVAQEIVTETPKKAKAPKAEEAETPAEEAEKAPKAKKAAVKKA from the coding sequence ATGAATTTACAGGCAATAGTAGCGGTATCGGGCAAGCCGGGATTATGGAAAGCATTGGTTCAAAATAAAACCGGTTTTATTTTAGAAAGTCTTGATGCGCAAAAAACTAAAATGGTAGCAAATCTATCAACAGCTAAAATGGCTGCTTTAGATGAGATTACTGTTTTTGGCGAAGACGAAGACATTAAATTAACCGACATACTTGAGCGTATGAAAAGTGCTGCAAGCGTTCCGGATGCAAAAGCTGATGGTAAGGCGTTGAGAAATTTTTTCAGAGAAGTTGCTCCTGAGCATGATGAAGAGAAAGTGTATTCATCTGATATCAAAAAAATTATTACCTGGTTCAATATTTTAAAAGACCTGCCTTTATTTAACGAGGAAGTAAAAACTGCTGCCAAAGCGCCTGTTACTGAAGAAGCACCGGTTGCGCAAGAGATAGTTACTGAAACTCCTAAAAAAGCAAAAGCACCAAAAGCTGAAGAAGCCGAAACGCCTGCTGAAGAAGCTGAGAAAGCGCCTAAAGCTAAAAAGGCGGCTGTTAAAAAAGCCTAG
- a CDS encoding peptidylprolyl isomerase: MSKAIIKTEKGDMTVEFYDTDAPNTVANFKKLAKEGFYNGLTFHRVIPNFMVQGGCPFSKDAATAYKAGSGGPGYHIDCELTGELQHHDRGVLSMAHAGRNTGGSQFFICHSRNNTAHLDRNHTCFGKVVENVDVVDDIRQGDRITSIEVIED, encoded by the coding sequence ATGAGCAAAGCGATTATAAAAACTGAAAAAGGCGACATGACGGTTGAGTTTTACGACACCGACGCTCCAAATACAGTGGCTAACTTTAAAAAACTGGCCAAAGAAGGATTTTACAACGGATTAACTTTCCACCGTGTTATCCCTAACTTTATGGTACAAGGTGGTTGCCCTTTCTCCAAAGATGCTGCGACTGCGTACAAAGCAGGTAGCGGCGGCCCGGGTTACCACATTGATTGTGAATTAACAGGCGAGTTGCAACACCACGACCGTGGTGTGCTTTCAATGGCACATGCGGGCCGTAATACTGGTGGTTCACAGTTCTTTATTTGCCACAGCCGCAACAACACAGCGCATTTAGACCGTAACCATACCTGCTTTGGTAAAGTGGTAGAGAATGTTGATGTGGTTGATGACATCAGACAAGGCGACAGAATAACAAGCATTGAAGTTATAGAAGATTAA
- the guaA gene encoding glutamine-hydrolyzing GMP synthase, whose translation MQEKILILDFGSQFTQLIARRVRELNIYCEIHPFNKIPEIDDSFKGIILSGSPYSVRQEDALHFDFARYHGQLPILAVCYGAQYVAHFNGGEVLPSSTREYGRAHLHYIEKANPLFKQIYPGSQVWMSHGDTIASIADNFEVIASTDSVRVAAYQISGTHTYGIQFHPEVTHSIDGRQLLENFLVDICGCSQDWTSDSFIETTIAELREKLGNDKVVLGLSGGVDSSVAAVLLHQAIGKNLHCIFVDNGLLRKDEYQSVLDSYQHMGLNIKGIDAKQRFYDALAGISDPEKKRKAIGRVFIEVFDDAAHEVQDVKWLGQGTIYPDVIESLSVKGPSATIKSHHNVGGLPDFMKLKVVEPLNTLFKDEVRRVGKALNIDDNILGRHPFPGPGLAIRILGEVTPEKVAILQEADAIYINNLRAAGLYDKVWQAGTIYLPVQSVGVMGDERTYENVVCLRAVESLDGMTADWCHLPYDVLAKISNEIINNVKGINRVVYDISSKPPATIEWE comes from the coding sequence ATGCAAGAAAAAATCCTCATTCTTGACTTCGGCTCTCAGTTTACACAGCTTATAGCACGCCGCGTCAGAGAACTCAATATTTACTGCGAGATTCATCCTTTCAACAAAATTCCCGAAATTGACGACAGCTTTAAAGGCATTATCCTTTCGGGCAGCCCCTACTCGGTGCGCCAGGAAGATGCTTTGCACTTTGACTTTGCCCGTTACCATGGCCAGTTGCCAATTTTAGCGGTATGTTATGGTGCACAGTATGTTGCGCACTTTAATGGTGGTGAGGTATTGCCATCAAGCACACGCGAGTATGGCCGTGCACACTTGCATTATATAGAAAAAGCTAATCCTTTATTTAAACAGATCTATCCGGGTTCACAGGTATGGATGTCGCACGGCGATACCATAGCCAGCATTGCTGATAATTTTGAGGTGATTGCCAGTACCGATAGCGTACGCGTGGCGGCTTACCAGATCAGCGGAACACATACTTATGGTATACAGTTTCACCCGGAAGTTACCCACAGCATTGACGGACGCCAGTTGTTAGAAAACTTTTTGGTTGACATTTGCGGCTGTTCGCAGGATTGGACTTCTGATTCGTTCATTGAAACTACTATTGCCGAGTTACGTGAGAAACTGGGCAATGATAAAGTAGTATTAGGTCTTTCAGGCGGTGTGGATTCATCTGTAGCTGCTGTTCTGTTACACCAGGCTATTGGCAAAAACCTCCACTGTATTTTTGTTGATAACGGTTTGTTGCGTAAAGATGAGTATCAATCTGTATTGGATTCGTACCAGCACATGGGCCTTAACATAAAAGGTATTGATGCCAAACAACGCTTTTATGATGCATTGGCCGGCATTAGCGACCCTGAAAAGAAACGCAAAGCCATTGGCCGTGTATTTATTGAGGTATTTGATGATGCCGCACATGAGGTACAGGATGTTAAATGGTTAGGCCAGGGCACTATTTATCCTGACGTAATTGAATCGCTATCGGTGAAAGGTCCGTCAGCTACCATTAAATCGCACCATAACGTAGGTGGCTTACCTGATTTTATGAAGCTTAAAGTGGTTGAACCACTTAACACATTATTTAAAGATGAAGTACGCCGCGTAGGTAAAGCATTAAATATTGATGATAATATTTTGGGGCGCCACCCTTTCCCGGGTCCGGGTTTGGCTATCAGGATATTAGGCGAGGTTACGCCTGAGAAAGTTGCCATTTTACAGGAAGCAGATGCAATTTATATAAACAATTTGCGTGCTGCGGGCCTTTATGATAAGGTATGGCAGGCGGGTACCATTTATTTGCCTGTACAGTCTGTTGGTGTAATGGGTGATGAGCGTACTTACGAAAATGTAGTGTGCTTACGTGCTGTTGAATCATTAGATGGTATGACCGCCGACTGGTGCCATTTGCCGTATGATGTTTTGGCCAAGATCTCAAACGAGATCATTAACAACGTAAAAGGAATTAACCGGGTTGTATATGATATCAGTTCAAAACCACCTGCTACAATTGAGTGGGAATAA
- a CDS encoding ABC transporter substrate-binding protein: MSGNKWLWLFLLTVGLGACSPKVQPPAPVVKTETEKKPEIIKDTTKPVAQPPAKTSVVSLILPFALNNLNTGYSSAGLAQANIAIDFYQGFKLGLDSLTSYGYNYELHVFDSQGQTSQSHALAYNSQIRVSDLIVGPIFPEDMKAFASVLPSQRNPIVSPLSAAEPSTIKNQNLITVTPPLQYHAVASAKYATGKIGAKRIFILNSGYSADKEYTNYFKRAVDSLTRKGVQFTELTVSKGNLTAILPKLSATGQNVFFIPATNQQFLLVTLKALDDLSLKYPVTVFGHPNWEKFTFLKADQLQRLKTHITNSDRINYKAVATVTFMKAYRKKYQAEPSEYAIKGFDQAMYFGKLLAGNTTVRMEIEKTGYTGIHNKFKFKWLPGLGWVNTSVDVLTYANYELKRVE; encoded by the coding sequence TTGAGTGGGAATAAATGGTTATGGTTGTTTTTATTAACAGTGGGGCTGGGTGCTTGTTCGCCTAAGGTACAGCCACCCGCGCCGGTTGTAAAAACAGAAACTGAAAAGAAACCCGAGATTATAAAAGACACAACTAAGCCGGTGGCACAGCCACCGGCCAAAACAAGTGTTGTATCGCTAATACTTCCCTTCGCTTTAAATAATTTAAACACGGGCTATAGTTCCGCCGGCCTTGCGCAGGCTAATATCGCTATTGATTTTTATCAGGGTTTTAAGCTGGGACTTGATTCGCTTACTTCTTACGGCTATAATTATGAGCTGCATGTTTTTGATTCGCAGGGACAAACCAGCCAATCGCATGCCTTGGCTTATAACTCACAGATCAGGGTGAGCGATCTGATAGTTGGTCCTATCTTTCCTGAAGATATGAAAGCCTTTGCGAGTGTTTTGCCAAGTCAGCGTAACCCTATTGTGTCGCCGCTGTCTGCTGCAGAGCCATCAACAATAAAAAATCAAAACCTTATTACCGTTACGCCTCCGCTGCAATACCATGCAGTTGCATCAGCCAAATATGCTACGGGTAAAATTGGCGCAAAACGAATATTTATCCTTAACTCGGGATACAGCGCTGATAAAGAATATACCAATTACTTTAAAAGAGCTGTAGATAGTTTAACCAGAAAAGGCGTACAGTTTACAGAGCTGACGGTATCAAAAGGTAATTTGACTGCAATACTACCAAAGCTTTCTGCAACCGGGCAAAACGTATTTTTTATCCCGGCAACTAATCAGCAGTTTTTGTTGGTTACTTTAAAAGCTTTGGATGATTTGAGCCTGAAATACCCTGTAACAGTTTTTGGTCACCCTAATTGGGAGAAGTTCACGTTTTTAAAGGCAGACCAGTTGCAACGTTTAAAAACGCACATCACAAATTCCGACAGGATAAATTACAAAGCTGTGGCAACTGTTACGTTCATGAAAGCTTACCGCAAAAAATATCAGGCAGAACCGTCAGAATATGCCATAAAAGGCTTTGACCAGGCCATGTACTTTGGTAAGCTGCTTGCCGGGAATACTACCGTGCGCATGGAAATTGAAAAAACGGGCTATACCGGCATCCACAATAAATTTAAGTTTAAATGGCTGCCCGGCTTAGGTTGGGTAAATACCAGTGTTGATGTGCTTACCTATGCTAATTACGAACTAAAACGGGTGGAATGA